Proteins encoded together in one Entomobacter blattae window:
- a CDS encoding aldose 1-epimerase, whose amino-acid sequence MLELKSGGSVLSLLPELGGAITFWKYDGDDVFYPTIDPRLKAFKGKAVSAYPLVPFSNRIANGSFTFMGTSYKLAPNFGEEPHTIHGNGWMRPWDLFMVEDHSATLMLDYQAPEGQETEWPFSYRAELVYTLHDNELKISLVLKNTDNVEQPVGIGFHPCFPRGKDLHLGFVAQGVWSRTPQGLPDKRVKVEGPLSFEPMRPIGNAALDHCYDGRNTGIFMRWPSIHRSLTISVKGPMTHLMVYTPENSPYITVEPISHMPDAINHPEVAGRGLVVLPPGGEVRGQITFSLSTF is encoded by the coding sequence ATGCTAGAGCTGAAATCAGGGGGAAGTGTTCTCTCGCTTTTGCCAGAGTTGGGCGGGGCCATAACGTTTTGGAAATATGATGGGGACGATGTCTTTTACCCAACCATTGATCCACGGCTTAAAGCCTTTAAGGGCAAGGCTGTTTCAGCTTACCCGCTTGTGCCTTTTTCGAACCGTATTGCCAATGGCAGCTTTACCTTTATGGGCACGTCTTATAAGCTGGCGCCCAATTTTGGGGAGGAACCACATACCATTCATGGTAATGGATGGATGCGGCCTTGGGATCTCTTTATGGTTGAGGATCACTCAGCAACTCTGATGCTAGACTATCAGGCCCCTGAAGGCCAGGAAACAGAATGGCCTTTTTCTTATCGGGCCGAACTGGTTTATACCCTCCATGATAATGAGCTGAAAATTTCTCTTGTTCTAAAAAATACCGACAATGTGGAGCAGCCGGTAGGGATTGGGTTTCATCCGTGTTTCCCCCGTGGAAAGGATTTACATTTGGGCTTTGTCGCCCAAGGGGTTTGGAGCCGTACACCTCAGGGTCTGCCCGATAAAAGGGTAAAGGTGGAAGGCCCCCTCTCTTTTGAGCCCATGCGCCCTATCGGCAATGCAGCGCTGGATCATTGTTACGATGGGCGTAATACCGGCATTTTTATGCGTTGGCCAAGTATTCATCGCAGTTTAACCATTTCGGTTAAAGGGCCTATGACGCATCTGATGGTCTACACGCCCGAAAACAGTCCTTATATTACTGTCGAGCCTATTAGCCATATGCCCGATGCCATTAACCACCCTGAAGTTGCAGGCCGAGGGCTTGTTGTTTTACCCCCAGGGGGAGAAGTGCGCGGCCAGATTACGTTTTCCCTTTCAACATTTTAA
- a CDS encoding efflux RND transporter permease subunit: protein MGDLMATDVQNPVTRLNGIGDYLLFSSEYAMRVWLDPDKMNNYQLNVGDVMQPIEAQNADLRTARDFL from the coding sequence TTGGGCGACCTTATGGCTACGGATGTACAAAATCCCGTAACTCGTTTGAACGGTATTGGCGACTACCTTCTGTTTTCGTCCGAATATGCTATGCGTGTGTGGCTTGATCCCGACAAGATGAATAATTACCAGCTCAATGTTGGCGATGTCATGCAGCCCATCGAGGCCCAGAATGCCGATCTTCGTACGGCAAGAGATTTTCTGTGA
- a CDS encoding ABC1 kinase family protein has translation MSKEKNLDNKGFLGEIRRFARTSGAVSSIAARLAGEKLGFQTNKTAHAEELKTILGGLKGPLMKVAQLLSTIPDALPEEYAKELAQLQSNAPSMGWSFVRRRMSNELGANWQSRFKSFDHEAAAAASLGQVHRAILHDGTAVACKLQYPDMTSTVEADLRQLKLAMALYHRLDNAIKQEEVYKELAERLREELDYLREAANLRLYQLMLKDRPDITLPTPLEDLTTSRLLTMTWLNGQLLQNVIDSNPPQEERNAIAKALFMGWYIPFYRYGVIHGDPHMGNFLIREDQGVNLLDFGSIRIFPPSFVQGVIDLHHAIETNNDDLAYEAYQSWGFADITHETMQVLNEWARFIYEPLLQDRTRRIQENDDPTYGRTIAEKVHAGLQRTGGVKPPREFVLIDRSAIGLGSIFTRLKAELNWYRLFQEVRADFSLEKLTKRQGEVIKEAKMPASPL, from the coding sequence ATGTCTAAGGAAAAAAACCTCGATAACAAAGGGTTTTTAGGAGAGATTCGCCGCTTTGCCCGAACTTCTGGGGCGGTTAGCAGTATCGCTGCGCGCCTTGCGGGTGAGAAGCTGGGCTTTCAAACCAACAAAACTGCCCATGCCGAGGAGCTGAAAACCATTCTGGGTGGCTTAAAAGGCCCCCTTATGAAGGTGGCCCAGCTTCTCTCCACCATCCCCGATGCCTTGCCAGAGGAATATGCCAAGGAACTGGCCCAGCTCCAATCCAACGCCCCTTCCATGGGGTGGAGCTTTGTGCGTCGGCGGATGAGTAATGAGCTGGGTGCGAATTGGCAAAGCCGTTTTAAAAGTTTTGACCATGAAGCCGCCGCCGCAGCCAGCCTAGGCCAGGTGCACCGAGCCATCTTGCATGATGGGACCGCTGTTGCCTGCAAGCTCCAATATCCTGACATGACCTCTACCGTAGAGGCTGACCTGCGCCAGTTAAAGCTGGCTATGGCCCTTTACCACCGGCTGGATAATGCCATAAAACAAGAAGAGGTCTATAAGGAACTGGCTGAGCGCCTACGTGAGGAGCTAGATTATCTCAGGGAGGCAGCCAATTTACGCCTCTATCAGCTGATGCTTAAAGATCGCCCCGATATTACCCTGCCCACCCCTCTTGAAGACTTGACAACCTCCCGCCTGTTAACCATGACATGGCTTAACGGCCAACTTTTACAGAATGTTATCGACAGCAATCCCCCACAGGAGGAACGCAACGCCATTGCCAAGGCGCTGTTTATGGGCTGGTATATTCCCTTTTACCGCTATGGGGTTATTCATGGTGACCCTCATATGGGCAATTTTCTCATCCGTGAAGATCAAGGCGTTAACCTTCTAGATTTTGGCTCAATCCGTATTTTCCCCCCCTCCTTTGTGCAAGGAGTGATCGACTTGCATCACGCAATCGAAACCAATAATGACGACCTGGCCTATGAGGCCTATCAATCCTGGGGGTTTGCCGATATTACCCACGAGACCATGCAGGTGCTCAACGAATGGGCTCGCTTTATTTACGAGCCCCTCTTGCAAGACCGCACCAGACGTATCCAGGAGAATGACGACCCAACCTACGGCCGCACTATTGCCGAAAAAGTCCATGCGGGCCTTCAGCGCACAGGTGGAGTAAAGCCCCCCCGCGAATTTGTGCTGATAGACCGTTCAGCCATTGGCCTGGGCAGTATCTTTACCCGCCTGAAGGCCGAACTAAACTGGTATCGGCTTTTTCAAGAAGTCCGTGCTGATTTCAGTCTCGAAAAACTGACCAAGCGCCAGGGCGAGGTTATAAAAGAAGCCAAAATGCCCGCCTCCCCCCTTTAA
- the uvrB gene encoding excinuclease ABC subunit UvrB, with the protein MLTGERAAAVTRQGTQKRKKVKPSAAGNPASLAFKPQHQPPRPKTRRLEVVSPYEPAGDQPEAIDFLAEGVLRGERDQVLLGVTGSGKTFTMAKVIEKVQKPTLILAPNKTLAAQLYEEMRQFFPHNAVEYFVSYYDYYQPEAYVPRSDTYIEKDSQINEQIDRMRHAATQALLERNDVVIVASVSCIYGIGSVETYSRMVVGLKVGQEADRDGLIRALVEQQYRRNDIDFQRGAFRVRGEVVDLFPVQNESRAWRIVFFGDEVERIQEFDPLTGEVTGELNEINIYANSHYVTPRPTLQQAVIGIKKELKEQLQVFREEGKLLEEERLSQRTAFDLEMIETTGVCKGIENYSRYLSGRRAGEPPPTLFEYLPEDALLIVDESHVTVPQIGGMERGDFARKSVLAEFGFRLPSCVDNRPLTFDEWERFRPQSIFVSATPGPWEMERTQGVYAEQVIRPTGLVDPMTDIRPVEHQVDDLLAECREVVAKGGRVLVTTLTKKMAEELTDYMNEAGIKVKYLHSDIDTLERIEIIRDLRLGVFDVLVGINLLREGLDIPECCLVAILDADKEGFLRSRTSLVQTIGRAARNVDGRVILYADHKTESLTYAIEETARRRKKQMQWNEEHGITPRTVRKNIGTIVASVYEQDYVTVPVSKTLREELTGQNLQAVIRGMEKEMRAAAAELEFEKAAQLRDEIKRLEAEDLGLEVGDLPADETVRTRAGVKPAGRTPAKLAGKRAAGKDLAHHIFQPEKKEALPKMGKKRPNPKGKRAG; encoded by the coding sequence ATGCTAACAGGAGAAAGAGCTGCTGCTGTGACAAGGCAAGGGACGCAAAAGCGCAAAAAGGTAAAACCATCAGCTGCGGGCAATCCCGCTTCTCTCGCCTTTAAGCCGCAACATCAGCCACCACGGCCTAAAACCCGGCGGCTAGAGGTGGTCTCTCCTTATGAGCCGGCTGGCGATCAGCCAGAGGCCATAGATTTTCTGGCAGAAGGGGTTTTGCGGGGAGAGAGAGACCAGGTTCTGTTGGGGGTTACGGGGTCTGGTAAGACCTTTACCATGGCCAAGGTGATAGAAAAGGTGCAAAAGCCCACCCTTATTCTGGCCCCCAATAAAACCTTGGCAGCCCAGCTTTACGAGGAAATGCGCCAGTTCTTTCCCCATAATGCGGTGGAATATTTTGTAAGCTACTATGACTATTACCAGCCAGAAGCCTATGTGCCGCGTTCTGATACCTATATTGAGAAGGATAGCCAGATTAACGAGCAGATAGATCGCATGCGCCATGCCGCTACCCAGGCTCTGCTGGAGCGCAATGATGTGGTGATTGTGGCTTCTGTTTCCTGTATTTACGGTATTGGCTCGGTTGAAACCTACTCGCGTATGGTAGTGGGGCTCAAGGTGGGCCAGGAGGCTGATCGTGATGGGCTAATCCGTGCCCTGGTGGAGCAGCAATATCGTCGAAATGATATCGATTTTCAGCGTGGAGCCTTTCGGGTGCGCGGCGAGGTGGTCGATCTGTTTCCCGTCCAGAATGAAAGCCGGGCATGGCGCATAGTCTTTTTTGGCGATGAAGTTGAGCGCATCCAGGAATTTGATCCCCTGACCGGGGAAGTTACGGGTGAACTGAACGAAATTAATATTTACGCCAATAGCCATTATGTGACTCCAAGGCCTACCCTTCAGCAGGCGGTTATTGGCATTAAAAAAGAGCTAAAAGAACAGCTCCAGGTTTTTAGGGAGGAAGGCAAGCTGCTGGAAGAGGAGCGTTTGTCCCAGCGCACGGCTTTTGATCTGGAGATGATTGAAACTACGGGCGTTTGTAAGGGAATTGAAAATTATTCCCGCTACCTTTCAGGGCGTAGGGCCGGGGAGCCGCCGCCGACCTTGTTTGAGTATTTGCCCGAGGATGCTTTGTTGATTGTTGATGAAAGCCATGTGACCGTGCCCCAGATTGGGGGCATGGAACGGGGAGACTTTGCGCGGAAGTCGGTTCTCGCTGAATTTGGCTTCCGCCTGCCTTCCTGTGTGGATAATCGCCCCTTAACCTTTGATGAATGGGAGCGCTTTCGCCCGCAAAGCATCTTTGTGAGTGCGACCCCCGGCCCATGGGAGATGGAGCGTACACAAGGGGTGTATGCTGAGCAGGTTATTCGCCCAACAGGGTTGGTAGACCCTATGACCGATATCCGCCCTGTTGAACATCAGGTTGATGACCTGCTGGCGGAATGCCGTGAGGTGGTGGCCAAGGGCGGCCGTGTGTTGGTGACCACGCTTACTAAAAAAATGGCTGAGGAATTAACCGATTATATGAATGAAGCGGGCATTAAGGTCAAATATCTTCATTCTGATATCGACACCCTTGAGCGTATTGAAATTATCCGTGACTTGCGCCTGGGCGTATTTGATGTCTTGGTCGGGATCAATCTGCTGCGTGAAGGGTTGGATATTCCCGAATGTTGCCTTGTGGCCATTCTTGATGCCGATAAGGAAGGGTTCTTGCGGTCGCGCACCTCTTTGGTGCAAACCATTGGCCGTGCTGCACGCAATGTGGATGGCCGCGTTATTCTGTATGCCGATCATAAGACAGAGAGCCTGACATACGCGATTGAGGAGACCGCGCGCAGACGGAAAAAACAAATGCAGTGGAACGAGGAACACGGTATAACCCCGCGTACGGTGCGTAAAAATATCGGCACCATTGTGGCCTCTGTCTATGAGCAGGACTATGTAACGGTTCCAGTTAGCAAAACCCTGCGAGAGGAATTGACAGGCCAGAACCTGCAGGCTGTGATTCGGGGGATGGAAAAGGAAATGCGGGCAGCTGCCGCCGAACTGGAATTTGAAAAGGCCGCCCAGCTACGAGATGAGATCAAACGCCTGGAAGCTGAGGATCTGGGCCTGGAGGTGGGGGATCTCCCCGCAGATGAAACGGTGCGAACCCGTGCAGGGGTCAAGCCAGCAGGGCGTACACCTGCCAAACTCGCGGGGAAGAGGGCTGCGGGCAAGGATCTGGCGCATCACATTTTTCAGCCAGAAAAGAAGGAAGCCTTGCCCAAAATGGGGAAAAAACGGCCCAACCCAAAAGGCAAAAGGGCTGGCTGA
- the greB gene encoding transcription elongation factor GreB, which yields MTPMISVRRYISPQGIKTLREELNTLLQQERPRIVEIVSWAAGNGDRSENGDYQYGKKRLREIDHRVHFLLHRIEEAIVVDPSQQVQRDRVFFGARVTYITQDDVEHTVCILGMDEADVARGEISVASPVARALLGKRKGDEVLVNTPQGQDEIEILAIAYPVSVEL from the coding sequence ATGACACCTATGATTTCTGTTCGTCGCTATATTAGCCCACAGGGGATTAAAACCCTCAGGGAAGAGCTCAATACACTTTTGCAGCAAGAAAGGCCACGGATTGTGGAGATTGTCTCCTGGGCTGCAGGAAATGGGGATCGTTCTGAAAATGGAGATTACCAGTACGGCAAAAAACGCCTTAGGGAGATCGATCACCGTGTGCATTTCCTTCTTCACCGTATAGAAGAAGCCATTGTGGTAGATCCCAGCCAGCAGGTACAAAGAGATAGGGTGTTTTTTGGCGCTAGGGTAACCTATATAACCCAAGATGATGTTGAACACACCGTTTGTATTTTAGGGATGGATGAAGCCGATGTTGCCCGTGGGGAAATTAGCGTGGCATCACCGGTTGCACGGGCCCTTTTGGGGAAAAGAAAAGGCGATGAAGTGTTGGTCAATACCCCCCAGGGGCAGGATGAAATAGAAATATTGGCTATTGCCTACCCCGTGTCAGTTGAGCTTTAG
- the gshB gene encoding glutathione synthase: MPSLKIAVQMDPLEQVNPKGDSTFALMLEAQARGHTLYEYHVNSLRYETHPESKGFALLCQARQVQVFREGAQHEGAQHAQFSPYETLDLGQTDVVLMRQDPPFDMGYISATYMLERIHGIGEGKTLIVNNPRAVRDAPEKLVAMNFPALMPPTLVTWSSEAIKAFRAEHGDIILKPLYGNGGVGIFRLSAQDENLSSLLEFYFSTSREPLMVQRFVPAVKAGDKRIILVDGEVAGAINRMPQEGEIRSNMHVGGVAQPIGLTERDKEICTAIGPFLKREGLIFVGIDVIGEWLTEINVTSPTGIQELDRFNHTNTAALVWQAIESKFPS, encoded by the coding sequence ATGCCGTCTCTAAAAATTGCCGTTCAGATGGACCCTCTTGAGCAGGTGAATCCTAAGGGAGATTCCACTTTTGCCTTGATGTTAGAGGCGCAGGCGCGGGGTCATACGCTTTATGAGTATCATGTTAATTCCCTACGGTACGAAACCCACCCCGAAAGTAAGGGCTTTGCCTTGTTGTGTCAGGCCCGTCAGGTGCAAGTGTTTCGCGAAGGTGCCCAACATGAGGGTGCCCAACATGCCCAATTTTCTCCTTATGAAACCCTGGATTTGGGCCAGACCGATGTCGTGTTGATGCGCCAGGATCCTCCCTTTGATATGGGCTATATTTCGGCCACCTATATGCTGGAACGTATTCATGGCATAGGGGAGGGCAAAACCCTTATTGTGAACAACCCCCGGGCCGTGCGTGATGCACCGGAAAAGCTGGTGGCCATGAATTTTCCAGCCCTGATGCCACCCACCCTGGTCACCTGGAGTAGTGAAGCCATTAAGGCTTTTCGGGCAGAGCATGGCGATATTATCCTTAAACCTCTCTATGGGAATGGAGGCGTGGGGATTTTTCGCCTTTCTGCCCAGGATGAAAATTTAAGTTCGTTATTGGAATTTTATTTTTCCACCTCGCGCGAGCCATTAATGGTCCAGCGTTTTGTGCCTGCCGTTAAAGCGGGTGATAAGCGTATTATTCTTGTAGATGGAGAAGTGGCAGGTGCCATTAACCGTATGCCTCAGGAAGGTGAGATTCGCTCAAACATGCATGTGGGTGGGGTAGCCCAACCCATTGGCTTAACAGAGCGTGATAAGGAAATTTGTACAGCCATTGGGCCTTTTTTAAAGCGCGAAGGGCTGATTTTTGTAGGGATAGATGTGATCGGCGAATGGCTGACGGAAATTAACGTGACCTCTCCCACCGGGATTCAGGAGCTGGATCGGTTTAACCATACCAACACAGCAGCTTTGGTATGGCAGGCTATAGAAAGTAAGTTTCCGTCATAA
- a CDS encoding class I SAM-dependent methyltransferase yields the protein MTQENVPPSPRAVLDAAAVKTAYKRWANMYDAVFGGISMFGRKQAVHVTNHLPGKTVLEVGVGTGLALPFYRKDLTITGIDLSGEMLDKARERVKEQKLENIAALHEMDAEQTSFEDNAFDIAVAMFVASVVPHPRQLLAELKRVVKPGGHILFVNHFIAKKGIRLFIEKNIAWASHSLGWHPDFAMESLLPEEDMQRAVIRPVPPAGLFTLITLENVKTK from the coding sequence ATGACACAAGAAAATGTTCCACCTTCTCCACGGGCAGTGCTTGATGCTGCTGCCGTTAAAACCGCGTATAAGCGCTGGGCCAATATGTATGATGCCGTGTTTGGGGGAATCTCCATGTTTGGTCGGAAGCAGGCCGTGCATGTGACAAACCACCTTCCCGGCAAGACTGTGCTTGAAGTGGGTGTGGGAACAGGCCTGGCGTTACCCTTTTATCGAAAAGATCTTACCATTACCGGCATAGACCTTTCAGGAGAAATGCTTGATAAGGCCCGTGAACGGGTAAAAGAGCAGAAACTGGAGAATATTGCAGCCCTCCATGAAATGGATGCCGAACAAACCAGCTTTGAAGATAATGCGTTTGATATTGCAGTGGCTATGTTTGTGGCTTCAGTTGTTCCCCATCCGCGCCAGTTGCTGGCTGAACTTAAAAGGGTGGTTAAACCGGGTGGGCATATTTTGTTTGTTAATCATTTTATTGCCAAGAAAGGGATAAGGCTGTTTATTGAAAAAAATATCGCCTGGGCTTCCCATTCCCTTGGGTGGCACCCCGATTTTGCCATGGAGTCTCTTTTGCCGGAAGAAGATATGCAAAGGGCTGTTATAAGACCTGTGCCCCCTGCAGGGCTGTTTACCTTAATAACTTTGGAAAATGTTAAGACCAAATAA
- a CDS encoding M3 family oligoendopeptidase, with translation MPDGSAPSTPLPRWDLTDLYPAQDSPQVTHDLATLKDKADHFAHRFKGTLATLSGQALAGAIEDYQAIDELMGKLYSFAQLQFSTNATDPAIGQFMQTISEKITSISSALLFFTLELNQMDEAILEEKLQDPHLRHWSPFLRDLRVFRPHQLSDELERFAHEKSVTGASAWNRLFDETMTALRVEVGGKVLTLGEAFNLLSHKERTKREEAGKAIGKTLQDNIKLLSLITNTLAKDKHITDQWRHYPTPASSRNCSNMVEDEVVDALISSVASHYPRLSHRYYTLKAQWLGLKQLEHWDRNAPLPEDSDRLIPWEEAKTIVHSAYTRFDPRMGELAGEFLSKPWIDVPPMEGKNSGAFAHPTVPSVHPYILLNYHGKTRDVMTLAHELGHGLHQVLAAEQGYLMANTPLTLAETASVFGEMLTFQSLLEAEQKPERRKIMLASKVEDMLNTVVRQTAFYTFEMRVHTQRQERELLPEEIGQIWREIQKESLGPIFNFTPEYDVFWSYIPHFIHSPFYVYAYAFGDCLVNALYKTYQSGLEGFADKYIEMLKAGGTKRHKDLLAPFGLDTSNPAFWSRGLSVIDDLITQLEQL, from the coding sequence ATGCCTGATGGTTCTGCCCCTTCCACCCCCTTGCCCCGCTGGGACCTGACAGACCTTTACCCAGCCCAGGATAGCCCCCAGGTCACCCACGACCTGGCAACGCTAAAAGACAAGGCAGACCATTTTGCCCATCGTTTTAAAGGAACACTCGCAACACTGAGCGGGCAAGCCCTTGCTGGTGCCATTGAAGACTATCAGGCAATTGATGAATTGATGGGCAAGCTCTATTCCTTTGCCCAGCTGCAATTTTCAACAAACGCCACTGATCCTGCCATCGGCCAGTTTATGCAGACGATCAGTGAAAAAATCACCTCTATCAGTTCGGCCCTTCTATTCTTTACCCTTGAGCTTAACCAGATGGATGAAGCAATATTAGAGGAAAAACTTCAAGATCCCCACCTGCGCCATTGGTCTCCTTTCTTAAGGGACTTAAGGGTTTTTCGCCCCCATCAGCTCTCTGATGAGCTGGAGCGTTTTGCCCACGAAAAATCTGTTACAGGTGCGAGCGCCTGGAATAGGTTGTTTGATGAAACCATGACAGCCCTGCGGGTAGAGGTAGGGGGCAAAGTCTTAACGTTGGGTGAAGCCTTTAATCTACTCTCTCATAAAGAGCGTACGAAACGTGAAGAGGCCGGCAAGGCGATCGGAAAAACCCTGCAAGACAACATTAAGCTACTCAGCCTGATTACCAATACCCTTGCCAAAGACAAGCACATTACCGACCAGTGGCGCCACTACCCTACCCCTGCTTCTTCTCGCAACTGCTCGAATATGGTGGAAGATGAGGTGGTTGATGCCTTAATCTCTAGCGTAGCCAGCCATTACCCACGCCTGTCGCACCGCTATTATACGCTTAAGGCCCAATGGCTCGGCCTAAAACAGCTTGAACACTGGGACCGTAACGCCCCCCTACCTGAAGATAGCGATCGGCTTATCCCCTGGGAGGAGGCCAAAACCATTGTCCATTCGGCCTATACCCGTTTTGATCCCCGCATGGGAGAGCTGGCAGGGGAGTTCCTCTCCAAACCCTGGATTGATGTCCCCCCTATGGAAGGGAAAAACTCAGGCGCTTTTGCCCACCCCACCGTGCCTTCGGTGCACCCCTATATCTTGCTGAATTATCACGGAAAAACCCGCGATGTGATGACCCTTGCCCACGAGCTCGGCCATGGACTTCACCAGGTTTTGGCCGCAGAACAGGGGTATCTTATGGCCAACACGCCCTTAACATTGGCTGAAACAGCCAGTGTCTTTGGTGAGATGTTAACATTCCAATCCCTACTGGAAGCCGAGCAAAAGCCAGAGCGACGTAAAATCATGCTGGCTTCCAAAGTTGAAGACATGCTCAATACGGTTGTTCGCCAAACGGCCTTTTACACATTTGAAATGCGCGTTCATACCCAACGCCAAGAACGCGAACTTCTCCCCGAGGAAATTGGGCAGATCTGGCGTGAAATCCAAAAGGAAAGCCTTGGGCCCATTTTTAATTTCACCCCCGAATACGACGTATTCTGGAGCTATATCCCGCATTTCATCCATAGCCCGTTCTATGTTTACGCCTATGCCTTTGGCGATTGTCTGGTGAATGCCCTTTATAAAACCTATCAGTCTGGGCTAGAGGGTTTTGCAGATAAATATATCGAAATGCTTAAGGCCGGCGGCACCAAACGCCATAAAGACCTTTTAGCCCCCTTTGGGCTCGATACAAGCAACCCGGCCTTCTGGTCTAGAGGCCTTTCTGTTATTGATGACCTGATTACCCAGCTGGAGCAGCTTTAA
- a CDS encoding YoaK family protein, whose protein sequence is MQRLLALCLSFLGGYIDTAGFLFLEGLFTAHVTGNFVTLGASFVHGASGGVVKILALPVFCLTILCLGLWARAFLKSHRAPLRVLLLVQTAFLAMGGGLAITYGPFENGHNSLALTLCGLLLVIAMAIQNAGHKVHLASHPPSTLMTGTTTQIMVDIADLIHSHTNSRQTISNQTTSGPKKDEIRQVLRKRLSLFVPALVAFALGCAAGAYGVALLGPLCFTIPPLITLLCSLLVENQPPAKE, encoded by the coding sequence ATGCAACGTCTTCTTGCCCTTTGCCTGAGCTTCCTTGGCGGTTATATTGATACGGCAGGCTTCCTTTTCCTTGAAGGCCTGTTTACCGCCCATGTAACAGGAAATTTTGTTACCCTTGGCGCATCCTTTGTTCATGGGGCATCCGGGGGAGTGGTAAAAATTCTTGCCTTGCCCGTATTTTGCCTTACCATACTTTGCCTTGGCCTATGGGCAAGAGCTTTTCTTAAAAGCCATAGAGCCCCTTTAAGGGTTCTACTCTTAGTACAAACCGCCTTTTTAGCCATGGGAGGGGGCCTAGCCATAACATACGGCCCCTTCGAAAATGGGCATAACAGCCTTGCCCTTACCCTGTGCGGCTTGTTATTGGTCATTGCCATGGCCATTCAAAATGCCGGGCATAAAGTGCACCTCGCAAGCCATCCACCTTCTACCCTTATGACAGGCACCACCACCCAGATTATGGTGGATATCGCAGATCTAATCCATAGCCATACGAACTCTCGCCAGACGATTTCTAACCAGACAACCTCTGGTCCGAAAAAGGATGAAATACGGCAAGTTCTTCGTAAACGCCTCTCTCTTTTTGTTCCCGCCTTGGTGGCTTTTGCCCTGGGCTGTGCAGCAGGAGCGTATGGTGTGGCTCTTCTTGGCCCGCTTTGCTTTACCATCCCCCCCTTGATCACCTTGCTTTGCAGCCTTCTTGTAGAAAACCAGCCCCCTGCAAAGGAATAG